In one window of Toxotes jaculatrix isolate fToxJac2 chromosome 10, fToxJac2.pri, whole genome shotgun sequence DNA:
- the LOC121188073 gene encoding catenin delta-1-like isoform X1 gives MEQCESAAALLESVREQEVQFEQLTRALEEERRRVGLPAASPSALGRPLPHTQNGRLGDADIERLKLTDAYLNGTQYRMVDPAHGALDESYTPEDDSQEVHSVFSDEGTTRRPDTTLPQMKKPISRTVMPSDSMSIDGGLVVSGMGGYSATLDRPYRQAGAGDYPTATVPRNYHYGPVGGYDDYRSGPPSEAYTSLGRGSHMDDRYRPVDGYSTLDSGYRGPSHQQLHPYAAQPQVSRGMRAIGSSIEVRYGHGHYGMEDDQRSVGYDDYGMGPPPMHPGGYGTMPRLGPSPGGMDRRRLRSCEDTLDSDMGGVDRYAWGVPMTLDRGSLASLDSTLRKPPPGSWRQPELPEVIAMLNYRLDPVKTNAAAFLQHLTFKNDKVKSEVRRLKGIPSLVSMLDHPSKEVHHSACGALKNISYGRDPDNKIAIKNCDGVPALVRLLRKTHDQDLTDTITGTLWNLSSHDAVKMEIVDHALHALVDEVIVPHSGWERGSNGGEESCKPRHLEWETALTNTAGCLRNVSSERSEARRKLRECTGLVDSLMYIVQSQINRKDVDNKLVENCVCLLRNLSYQVHREVPGCERYAETTPLNQGPAPANKGGCFGSRKGKDEWFSKGKKDGDDGSGDQVDIPKRTTPAKGYELLFQPEVVRVYTSLLRESKNPSVLEAAAGAIQNLSAGRWTYGRYIRAIVRLEKGLPMMAELLAHGNDRVVRAMSGALRNLAIDNRNCELLGLHAVPHLVANLPGGQGQSGRTLSEETVVSVLSTLAEVLGNSLEAAKTLRASQGIERLVLINKDGKRSEREVRGAGQVLQLVWAHKELRRPLEKDGWKKTDFMVNLNPNTSTTNGPSTRANGTHEDSTTPLLGRGEKRDMIPLNDLGPEAYSTLDQRERRHTLDDTTDTLPRGVYGGRKGSLPLLDSYDG, from the exons ATGGAGCAGTGTGAGAGCGCAGCGGCTCTGCTGGAGTCAGTCAGGGAGCAGGAGGTGCAGTTTGAACAGCTGACCCGGgcgctggaggaggagaggaggagagtgggcCTCCCTGCCGCCAGCCCCTCAGCGCTGGGTCGccccctccctcacacacag AACGGGCGTTTAGGGGATGCAGACATAGAACGACTGAAACTGACGGACGCATACTTAAACGGCACAcag TACAGGATGGTGGACCCTGCACACGGCGCTCTAGATGAGAGCTACACGCCAGAGGACGACTCCCAGGAAGTACATTCAGTCTTTTCCGATGAGGGAACCACACGACGGCCGGACACGACTCTCCCTCAGATGAAGAAACCGATCTCACGTACAGTCATGCCCTCCGACTCGATGTCCATTGACGGGGGCCTGGTGGTGTCCGGTATGGGCGGCTACAGCGCCACACTGGACCGTCCTTACAGGCAGGCTGGAGCGGGAGACTACCCCACTGCCACAGTTCCCAGAAACTACCACTATGGCCCTGTCGGGGGTTACGATGACTACCGGAGTGGTCCGCCATCAGAAGCGTACACTAGTCTGGGCAGGGGCTCACACATGGACGATCGTTACAG gCCGGTTGATGGTTACAGCACCCTGGATTCTGGCTACCGGGGCCCGAGCCATCAGCAGCTTCACCCCTATGCAGCACAGCCCCAGGTGAGCCGGGGAATGAGGGCCATTGGCTCATCGATCGAGGTGCGCTATGGCCACGGCCACTACGGTATGGAGGATGACCAACGCAGTGTGGGATATGATGACTACGGCATGGGGCCTCCTCCCATGCACCCCGGAGGCTACGGTACCATGCCACGCTTGGGGCCCAGCCCTGGGGGCATGGACAGACGAAGACTTAg GAGCTGTGAGGATACTTTGGATAGTGACATGGGAGGAGTAGACCGTTACGCCTGGGGCGTTCCCATGACGTTGGACAGGGGGAGCTTGGCTTCACTGGACAGCACACTGAGGAAGCCTCCTCCTGGCTCATGGAGACAGCCTGAGCTGCCGGAAGTCATCGCCATGTTGAACTACCGTCTGGACCCTGTCAAGACAAACGCTGCTGCCTTCCTCCAGCATCTCACATTCAAAAATGACAAG GTTAAGTCAGAAGTCCGTCGACTGAAGGGTATCCCATCATTGGTGTCAATGCTGGACCACCCCAGCAAGGAGGTGCACCACTCAGCCTGCGGAGCACTAAAGAACATTTCATACGGGCGAGACCCAGACAACAAGATCGCCATCAAGAACTGCGATGGCGTGCCCGCTCTGGTCAGGTTACTGAGGAAAACCCACGACCAGGACCTCACTGACACTATCACAG GCACCTTGTGGAACCTCTCATCCCACGACGCGGTAAAGATGGAGATTGTGGACCATGCCCTGCACGCCCTAGTCGACGAGGTGATAGTTCCCCACTCGGGCTGGGAGCGAGGGAGCAATGGTGGCGAGGAGAGCTGCAAACCACGCCATCTGGAGTGGGAGACCGCCTTGACCAACACTGCTGGCTGCCTTAG GAATGTGAGTTCAGAACGCAGCGAGGCCAGGCGAAAGCTGAGAGAATGCACAGGATTGGTGGATTCACTCATGTACATTGTCCAATCACAGATCAACCGCAAAGATGTGGATAATAAG TTGGTGGAGAACTGTGTTTGCCTCCTGAGGAATCTGTCCTATCAGGTCCACCGCGAAGTCCCCGGCTGTGAACGTTACGCAGAGACCACGCCCCTCAACCAGGGACCTGCCCCCGCTAACAAAGGCGGCTGCTTTGGCTCCCGAAAGGGCAAAG ATGAGTGGTTTTCCAAAG GAAAGAAGGATGGAGATGATGGAAGCGGAGATCAGGTGGATATTCCAAAGAGGACAACACCCGCCAAAG GTTACGAGCTGTTGTTCCAACCAGAGGTGGTGCGTGTTTACACATCGCTGCTCAGAGAGAGCAAGAACCCCTCGGTGCTAGAGGCCGCTGCCGGTGCCATCCAGAACTTGTCTGCCGGCCGATGGACT TATGGTCGATATATCCGGGCCATCGTGCGTCTGGAGAAGGGGCTTCCCATGATGGCGGAACTACTGGCTCACGGCAACGACCGTGTGGTCAGAGCAATGTCCGGAGCCTTGAGGAACCTCGCCATCGACAACCGCAACTGTGAACTGCTCG gtTTGCATGCAGTGCCTCACCTTGTGGCCAACCTGCCTGGAGGCCAGGGTCAGTCTGGGCGAACTTTATCGGAGGAGACGGTGGTGTCTGTACTCAGCACGCTCGCTGAGGTGCTAGGCAACAGTCTGGAGGCAGCAAAGACACTTCGAGCCTCGCAGGGCATCGAGAGGCTGGTGCTTATTAACAAGGATGG caaaCGTTCAGAGCGTGAGGTGCGGGGGGCGGGCCAGGTGCTGCAGCTGGTCTGGGCCCATAAGGAACTCCGCCGGCCTCTTGAGAAAGACGGCTGGAAGAAGACAGACTTCATGGTCAACCTGAACCCCAACACCAGCACCACCAACGGCCCGAGCACCCGAGCTAACGGCACCCATGAAGACAGCACCACGCCACTGCTGGGCAGAG gggaaaagagagacatGATTCCACTAAATGACCTTGGCCCTG AGGCCTACTCTACACTGgaccagagggagaggaggcacACTCTGGATGACACCACAGACACTTTACCG CGTGGGGTGTATGGGGGCAGAAAGGGCTCCCTGCCTCTGTTGGACTCCTACGATGGTTAg
- the LOC121188073 gene encoding catenin delta-1-like isoform X4 — translation MVDPAHGALDESYTPEDDSQEVHSVFSDEGTTRRPDTTLPQMKKPISRTVMPSDSMSIDGGLVVSGMGGYSATLDRPYRQAGAGDYPTATVPRNYHYGPVGGYDDYRSGPPSEAYTSLGRGSHMDDRYRPVDGYSTLDSGYRGPSHQQLHPYAAQPQVSRGMRAIGSSIEVRYGHGHYGMEDDQRSVGYDDYGMGPPPMHPGGYGTMPRLGPSPGGMDRRRLRSCEDTLDSDMGGVDRYAWGVPMTLDRGSLASLDSTLRKPPPGSWRQPELPEVIAMLNYRLDPVKTNAAAFLQHLTFKNDKVKSEVRRLKGIPSLVSMLDHPSKEVHHSACGALKNISYGRDPDNKIAIKNCDGVPALVRLLRKTHDQDLTDTITGTLWNLSSHDAVKMEIVDHALHALVDEVIVPHSGWERGSNGGEESCKPRHLEWETALTNTAGCLRNVSSERSEARRKLRECTGLVDSLMYIVQSQINRKDVDNKLVENCVCLLRNLSYQVHREVPGCERYAETTPLNQGPAPANKGGCFGSRKGKDEWFSKGKKDGDDGSGDQVDIPKRTTPAKGYELLFQPEVVRVYTSLLRESKNPSVLEAAAGAIQNLSAGRWTYGRYIRAIVRLEKGLPMMAELLAHGNDRVVRAMSGALRNLAIDNRNCELLGLHAVPHLVANLPGGQGQSGRTLSEETVVSVLSTLAEVLGNSLEAAKTLRASQGIERLVLINKDGKRSEREVRGAGQVLQLVWAHKELRRPLEKDGWKKTDFMVNLNPNTSTTNGPSTRANGTHEDSTTPLLGRGEKRDMIPLNDLGPEAYSTLDQRERRHTLDDTTDTLPRGVYGGRKGSLPLLDSYDG, via the exons ATGGTGGACCCTGCACACGGCGCTCTAGATGAGAGCTACACGCCAGAGGACGACTCCCAGGAAGTACATTCAGTCTTTTCCGATGAGGGAACCACACGACGGCCGGACACGACTCTCCCTCAGATGAAGAAACCGATCTCACGTACAGTCATGCCCTCCGACTCGATGTCCATTGACGGGGGCCTGGTGGTGTCCGGTATGGGCGGCTACAGCGCCACACTGGACCGTCCTTACAGGCAGGCTGGAGCGGGAGACTACCCCACTGCCACAGTTCCCAGAAACTACCACTATGGCCCTGTCGGGGGTTACGATGACTACCGGAGTGGTCCGCCATCAGAAGCGTACACTAGTCTGGGCAGGGGCTCACACATGGACGATCGTTACAG gCCGGTTGATGGTTACAGCACCCTGGATTCTGGCTACCGGGGCCCGAGCCATCAGCAGCTTCACCCCTATGCAGCACAGCCCCAGGTGAGCCGGGGAATGAGGGCCATTGGCTCATCGATCGAGGTGCGCTATGGCCACGGCCACTACGGTATGGAGGATGACCAACGCAGTGTGGGATATGATGACTACGGCATGGGGCCTCCTCCCATGCACCCCGGAGGCTACGGTACCATGCCACGCTTGGGGCCCAGCCCTGGGGGCATGGACAGACGAAGACTTAg GAGCTGTGAGGATACTTTGGATAGTGACATGGGAGGAGTAGACCGTTACGCCTGGGGCGTTCCCATGACGTTGGACAGGGGGAGCTTGGCTTCACTGGACAGCACACTGAGGAAGCCTCCTCCTGGCTCATGGAGACAGCCTGAGCTGCCGGAAGTCATCGCCATGTTGAACTACCGTCTGGACCCTGTCAAGACAAACGCTGCTGCCTTCCTCCAGCATCTCACATTCAAAAATGACAAG GTTAAGTCAGAAGTCCGTCGACTGAAGGGTATCCCATCATTGGTGTCAATGCTGGACCACCCCAGCAAGGAGGTGCACCACTCAGCCTGCGGAGCACTAAAGAACATTTCATACGGGCGAGACCCAGACAACAAGATCGCCATCAAGAACTGCGATGGCGTGCCCGCTCTGGTCAGGTTACTGAGGAAAACCCACGACCAGGACCTCACTGACACTATCACAG GCACCTTGTGGAACCTCTCATCCCACGACGCGGTAAAGATGGAGATTGTGGACCATGCCCTGCACGCCCTAGTCGACGAGGTGATAGTTCCCCACTCGGGCTGGGAGCGAGGGAGCAATGGTGGCGAGGAGAGCTGCAAACCACGCCATCTGGAGTGGGAGACCGCCTTGACCAACACTGCTGGCTGCCTTAG GAATGTGAGTTCAGAACGCAGCGAGGCCAGGCGAAAGCTGAGAGAATGCACAGGATTGGTGGATTCACTCATGTACATTGTCCAATCACAGATCAACCGCAAAGATGTGGATAATAAG TTGGTGGAGAACTGTGTTTGCCTCCTGAGGAATCTGTCCTATCAGGTCCACCGCGAAGTCCCCGGCTGTGAACGTTACGCAGAGACCACGCCCCTCAACCAGGGACCTGCCCCCGCTAACAAAGGCGGCTGCTTTGGCTCCCGAAAGGGCAAAG ATGAGTGGTTTTCCAAAG GAAAGAAGGATGGAGATGATGGAAGCGGAGATCAGGTGGATATTCCAAAGAGGACAACACCCGCCAAAG GTTACGAGCTGTTGTTCCAACCAGAGGTGGTGCGTGTTTACACATCGCTGCTCAGAGAGAGCAAGAACCCCTCGGTGCTAGAGGCCGCTGCCGGTGCCATCCAGAACTTGTCTGCCGGCCGATGGACT TATGGTCGATATATCCGGGCCATCGTGCGTCTGGAGAAGGGGCTTCCCATGATGGCGGAACTACTGGCTCACGGCAACGACCGTGTGGTCAGAGCAATGTCCGGAGCCTTGAGGAACCTCGCCATCGACAACCGCAACTGTGAACTGCTCG gtTTGCATGCAGTGCCTCACCTTGTGGCCAACCTGCCTGGAGGCCAGGGTCAGTCTGGGCGAACTTTATCGGAGGAGACGGTGGTGTCTGTACTCAGCACGCTCGCTGAGGTGCTAGGCAACAGTCTGGAGGCAGCAAAGACACTTCGAGCCTCGCAGGGCATCGAGAGGCTGGTGCTTATTAACAAGGATGG caaaCGTTCAGAGCGTGAGGTGCGGGGGGCGGGCCAGGTGCTGCAGCTGGTCTGGGCCCATAAGGAACTCCGCCGGCCTCTTGAGAAAGACGGCTGGAAGAAGACAGACTTCATGGTCAACCTGAACCCCAACACCAGCACCACCAACGGCCCGAGCACCCGAGCTAACGGCACCCATGAAGACAGCACCACGCCACTGCTGGGCAGAG gggaaaagagagacatGATTCCACTAAATGACCTTGGCCCTG AGGCCTACTCTACACTGgaccagagggagaggaggcacACTCTGGATGACACCACAGACACTTTACCG CGTGGGGTGTATGGGGGCAGAAAGGGCTCCCTGCCTCTGTTGGACTCCTACGATGGTTAg
- the LOC121188073 gene encoding catenin delta-1-like isoform X3, which translates to MEQCESAAALLESVREQEVQFEQLTRALEEERRRVGLPAASPSALGRPLPHTQNGRLGDADIERLKLTDAYLNGTQYRMVDPAHGALDESYTPEDDSQEVHSVFSDEGTTRRPDTTLPQMKKPISRTVMPSDSMSIDGGLVVSGMGGYSATLDRPYRQAGAGDYPTATVPRNYHYGPVGGYDDYRSGPPSEAYTSLGRGSHMDDRYRPVDGYSTLDSGYRGPSHQQLHPYAAQPQVSRGMRAIGSSIEVRYGHGHYGMEDDQRSVGYDDYGMGPPPMHPGGYGTMPRLGPSPGGMDRRRLRSCEDTLDSDMGGVDRYAWGVPMTLDRGSLASLDSTLRKPPPGSWRQPELPEVIAMLNYRLDPVKTNAAAFLQHLTFKNDKVKSEVRRLKGIPSLVSMLDHPSKEVHHSACGALKNISYGRDPDNKIAIKNCDGVPALVRLLRKTHDQDLTDTITGTLWNLSSHDAVKMEIVDHALHALVDEVIVPHSGWERGSNGGEESCKPRHLEWETALTNTAGCLRNVSSERSEARRKLRECTGLVDSLMYIVQSQINRKDVDNKLVENCVCLLRNLSYQVHREVPGCERYAETTPLNQGPAPANKGGCFGSRKGKDEWFSKGKKDGDDGSGDQVDIPKRTTPAKGYELLFQPEVVRVYTSLLRESKNPSVLEAAAGAIQNLSAGRWTYGRYIRAIVRLEKGLPMMAELLAHGNDRVVRAMSGALRNLAIDNRNCELLGLHAVPHLVANLPGGQGQSGRTLSEETVVSVLSTLAEVLGNSLEAAKTLRASQGIERLVLINKDGKRSEREVRGAGQVLQLVWAHKELRRPLEKDGWKKTDFMVNLNPNTSTTNGPSTRANGTHEDSTTPLLGRGEKRDMIPLNDLGPEAYSTLDQRERRHTLDDTTDTLPKN; encoded by the exons ATGGAGCAGTGTGAGAGCGCAGCGGCTCTGCTGGAGTCAGTCAGGGAGCAGGAGGTGCAGTTTGAACAGCTGACCCGGgcgctggaggaggagaggaggagagtgggcCTCCCTGCCGCCAGCCCCTCAGCGCTGGGTCGccccctccctcacacacag AACGGGCGTTTAGGGGATGCAGACATAGAACGACTGAAACTGACGGACGCATACTTAAACGGCACAcag TACAGGATGGTGGACCCTGCACACGGCGCTCTAGATGAGAGCTACACGCCAGAGGACGACTCCCAGGAAGTACATTCAGTCTTTTCCGATGAGGGAACCACACGACGGCCGGACACGACTCTCCCTCAGATGAAGAAACCGATCTCACGTACAGTCATGCCCTCCGACTCGATGTCCATTGACGGGGGCCTGGTGGTGTCCGGTATGGGCGGCTACAGCGCCACACTGGACCGTCCTTACAGGCAGGCTGGAGCGGGAGACTACCCCACTGCCACAGTTCCCAGAAACTACCACTATGGCCCTGTCGGGGGTTACGATGACTACCGGAGTGGTCCGCCATCAGAAGCGTACACTAGTCTGGGCAGGGGCTCACACATGGACGATCGTTACAG gCCGGTTGATGGTTACAGCACCCTGGATTCTGGCTACCGGGGCCCGAGCCATCAGCAGCTTCACCCCTATGCAGCACAGCCCCAGGTGAGCCGGGGAATGAGGGCCATTGGCTCATCGATCGAGGTGCGCTATGGCCACGGCCACTACGGTATGGAGGATGACCAACGCAGTGTGGGATATGATGACTACGGCATGGGGCCTCCTCCCATGCACCCCGGAGGCTACGGTACCATGCCACGCTTGGGGCCCAGCCCTGGGGGCATGGACAGACGAAGACTTAg GAGCTGTGAGGATACTTTGGATAGTGACATGGGAGGAGTAGACCGTTACGCCTGGGGCGTTCCCATGACGTTGGACAGGGGGAGCTTGGCTTCACTGGACAGCACACTGAGGAAGCCTCCTCCTGGCTCATGGAGACAGCCTGAGCTGCCGGAAGTCATCGCCATGTTGAACTACCGTCTGGACCCTGTCAAGACAAACGCTGCTGCCTTCCTCCAGCATCTCACATTCAAAAATGACAAG GTTAAGTCAGAAGTCCGTCGACTGAAGGGTATCCCATCATTGGTGTCAATGCTGGACCACCCCAGCAAGGAGGTGCACCACTCAGCCTGCGGAGCACTAAAGAACATTTCATACGGGCGAGACCCAGACAACAAGATCGCCATCAAGAACTGCGATGGCGTGCCCGCTCTGGTCAGGTTACTGAGGAAAACCCACGACCAGGACCTCACTGACACTATCACAG GCACCTTGTGGAACCTCTCATCCCACGACGCGGTAAAGATGGAGATTGTGGACCATGCCCTGCACGCCCTAGTCGACGAGGTGATAGTTCCCCACTCGGGCTGGGAGCGAGGGAGCAATGGTGGCGAGGAGAGCTGCAAACCACGCCATCTGGAGTGGGAGACCGCCTTGACCAACACTGCTGGCTGCCTTAG GAATGTGAGTTCAGAACGCAGCGAGGCCAGGCGAAAGCTGAGAGAATGCACAGGATTGGTGGATTCACTCATGTACATTGTCCAATCACAGATCAACCGCAAAGATGTGGATAATAAG TTGGTGGAGAACTGTGTTTGCCTCCTGAGGAATCTGTCCTATCAGGTCCACCGCGAAGTCCCCGGCTGTGAACGTTACGCAGAGACCACGCCCCTCAACCAGGGACCTGCCCCCGCTAACAAAGGCGGCTGCTTTGGCTCCCGAAAGGGCAAAG ATGAGTGGTTTTCCAAAG GAAAGAAGGATGGAGATGATGGAAGCGGAGATCAGGTGGATATTCCAAAGAGGACAACACCCGCCAAAG GTTACGAGCTGTTGTTCCAACCAGAGGTGGTGCGTGTTTACACATCGCTGCTCAGAGAGAGCAAGAACCCCTCGGTGCTAGAGGCCGCTGCCGGTGCCATCCAGAACTTGTCTGCCGGCCGATGGACT TATGGTCGATATATCCGGGCCATCGTGCGTCTGGAGAAGGGGCTTCCCATGATGGCGGAACTACTGGCTCACGGCAACGACCGTGTGGTCAGAGCAATGTCCGGAGCCTTGAGGAACCTCGCCATCGACAACCGCAACTGTGAACTGCTCG gtTTGCATGCAGTGCCTCACCTTGTGGCCAACCTGCCTGGAGGCCAGGGTCAGTCTGGGCGAACTTTATCGGAGGAGACGGTGGTGTCTGTACTCAGCACGCTCGCTGAGGTGCTAGGCAACAGTCTGGAGGCAGCAAAGACACTTCGAGCCTCGCAGGGCATCGAGAGGCTGGTGCTTATTAACAAGGATGG caaaCGTTCAGAGCGTGAGGTGCGGGGGGCGGGCCAGGTGCTGCAGCTGGTCTGGGCCCATAAGGAACTCCGCCGGCCTCTTGAGAAAGACGGCTGGAAGAAGACAGACTTCATGGTCAACCTGAACCCCAACACCAGCACCACCAACGGCCCGAGCACCCGAGCTAACGGCACCCATGAAGACAGCACCACGCCACTGCTGGGCAGAG gggaaaagagagacatGATTCCACTAAATGACCTTGGCCCTG AGGCCTACTCTACACTGgaccagagggagaggaggcacACTCTGGATGACACCACAGACACTTTACCG AAAAACTGA
- the LOC121188073 gene encoding catenin delta-1-like isoform X2, whose amino-acid sequence MEQCESAAALLESVREQEVQFEQLTRALEEERRRVGLPAASPSALGRPLPHTQNGRLGDADIERLKLTDAYLNGTQYRMVDPAHGALDESYTPEDDSQEVHSVFSDEGTTRRPDTTLPQMKKPISRTVMPSDSMSIDGGLVVSGMGGYSATLDRPYRQAGAGDYPTATVPRNYHYGPVGGYDDYRSGPPSEAYTSLGRGSHMDDRYRPVDGYSTLDSGYRGPSHQQLHPYAAQPQVSRGMRAIGSSIEVRYGHGHYGMEDDQRSVGYDDYGMGPPPMHPGGYGTMPRLGPSPGGMDRRRLRSCEDTLDSDMGGVDRYAWGVPMTLDRGSLASLDSTLRKPPPGSWRQPELPEVIAMLNYRLDPVKTNAAAFLQHLTFKNDKVKSEVRRLKGIPSLVSMLDHPSKEVHHSACGALKNISYGRDPDNKIAIKNCDGVPALVRLLRKTHDQDLTDTITGTLWNLSSHDAVKMEIVDHALHALVDEVIVPHSGWERGSNGGEESCKPRHLEWETALTNTAGCLRNVSSERSEARRKLRECTGLVDSLMYIVQSQINRKDVDNKLVENCVCLLRNLSYQVHREVPGCERYAETTPLNQGPAPANKGGCFGSRKGKGKKDGDDGSGDQVDIPKRTTPAKGYELLFQPEVVRVYTSLLRESKNPSVLEAAAGAIQNLSAGRWTYGRYIRAIVRLEKGLPMMAELLAHGNDRVVRAMSGALRNLAIDNRNCELLGLHAVPHLVANLPGGQGQSGRTLSEETVVSVLSTLAEVLGNSLEAAKTLRASQGIERLVLINKDGKRSEREVRGAGQVLQLVWAHKELRRPLEKDGWKKTDFMVNLNPNTSTTNGPSTRANGTHEDSTTPLLGRGEKRDMIPLNDLGPEAYSTLDQRERRHTLDDTTDTLPRGVYGGRKGSLPLLDSYDG is encoded by the exons ATGGAGCAGTGTGAGAGCGCAGCGGCTCTGCTGGAGTCAGTCAGGGAGCAGGAGGTGCAGTTTGAACAGCTGACCCGGgcgctggaggaggagaggaggagagtgggcCTCCCTGCCGCCAGCCCCTCAGCGCTGGGTCGccccctccctcacacacag AACGGGCGTTTAGGGGATGCAGACATAGAACGACTGAAACTGACGGACGCATACTTAAACGGCACAcag TACAGGATGGTGGACCCTGCACACGGCGCTCTAGATGAGAGCTACACGCCAGAGGACGACTCCCAGGAAGTACATTCAGTCTTTTCCGATGAGGGAACCACACGACGGCCGGACACGACTCTCCCTCAGATGAAGAAACCGATCTCACGTACAGTCATGCCCTCCGACTCGATGTCCATTGACGGGGGCCTGGTGGTGTCCGGTATGGGCGGCTACAGCGCCACACTGGACCGTCCTTACAGGCAGGCTGGAGCGGGAGACTACCCCACTGCCACAGTTCCCAGAAACTACCACTATGGCCCTGTCGGGGGTTACGATGACTACCGGAGTGGTCCGCCATCAGAAGCGTACACTAGTCTGGGCAGGGGCTCACACATGGACGATCGTTACAG gCCGGTTGATGGTTACAGCACCCTGGATTCTGGCTACCGGGGCCCGAGCCATCAGCAGCTTCACCCCTATGCAGCACAGCCCCAGGTGAGCCGGGGAATGAGGGCCATTGGCTCATCGATCGAGGTGCGCTATGGCCACGGCCACTACGGTATGGAGGATGACCAACGCAGTGTGGGATATGATGACTACGGCATGGGGCCTCCTCCCATGCACCCCGGAGGCTACGGTACCATGCCACGCTTGGGGCCCAGCCCTGGGGGCATGGACAGACGAAGACTTAg GAGCTGTGAGGATACTTTGGATAGTGACATGGGAGGAGTAGACCGTTACGCCTGGGGCGTTCCCATGACGTTGGACAGGGGGAGCTTGGCTTCACTGGACAGCACACTGAGGAAGCCTCCTCCTGGCTCATGGAGACAGCCTGAGCTGCCGGAAGTCATCGCCATGTTGAACTACCGTCTGGACCCTGTCAAGACAAACGCTGCTGCCTTCCTCCAGCATCTCACATTCAAAAATGACAAG GTTAAGTCAGAAGTCCGTCGACTGAAGGGTATCCCATCATTGGTGTCAATGCTGGACCACCCCAGCAAGGAGGTGCACCACTCAGCCTGCGGAGCACTAAAGAACATTTCATACGGGCGAGACCCAGACAACAAGATCGCCATCAAGAACTGCGATGGCGTGCCCGCTCTGGTCAGGTTACTGAGGAAAACCCACGACCAGGACCTCACTGACACTATCACAG GCACCTTGTGGAACCTCTCATCCCACGACGCGGTAAAGATGGAGATTGTGGACCATGCCCTGCACGCCCTAGTCGACGAGGTGATAGTTCCCCACTCGGGCTGGGAGCGAGGGAGCAATGGTGGCGAGGAGAGCTGCAAACCACGCCATCTGGAGTGGGAGACCGCCTTGACCAACACTGCTGGCTGCCTTAG GAATGTGAGTTCAGAACGCAGCGAGGCCAGGCGAAAGCTGAGAGAATGCACAGGATTGGTGGATTCACTCATGTACATTGTCCAATCACAGATCAACCGCAAAGATGTGGATAATAAG TTGGTGGAGAACTGTGTTTGCCTCCTGAGGAATCTGTCCTATCAGGTCCACCGCGAAGTCCCCGGCTGTGAACGTTACGCAGAGACCACGCCCCTCAACCAGGGACCTGCCCCCGCTAACAAAGGCGGCTGCTTTGGCTCCCGAAAGGGCAAAG GAAAGAAGGATGGAGATGATGGAAGCGGAGATCAGGTGGATATTCCAAAGAGGACAACACCCGCCAAAG GTTACGAGCTGTTGTTCCAACCAGAGGTGGTGCGTGTTTACACATCGCTGCTCAGAGAGAGCAAGAACCCCTCGGTGCTAGAGGCCGCTGCCGGTGCCATCCAGAACTTGTCTGCCGGCCGATGGACT TATGGTCGATATATCCGGGCCATCGTGCGTCTGGAGAAGGGGCTTCCCATGATGGCGGAACTACTGGCTCACGGCAACGACCGTGTGGTCAGAGCAATGTCCGGAGCCTTGAGGAACCTCGCCATCGACAACCGCAACTGTGAACTGCTCG gtTTGCATGCAGTGCCTCACCTTGTGGCCAACCTGCCTGGAGGCCAGGGTCAGTCTGGGCGAACTTTATCGGAGGAGACGGTGGTGTCTGTACTCAGCACGCTCGCTGAGGTGCTAGGCAACAGTCTGGAGGCAGCAAAGACACTTCGAGCCTCGCAGGGCATCGAGAGGCTGGTGCTTATTAACAAGGATGG caaaCGTTCAGAGCGTGAGGTGCGGGGGGCGGGCCAGGTGCTGCAGCTGGTCTGGGCCCATAAGGAACTCCGCCGGCCTCTTGAGAAAGACGGCTGGAAGAAGACAGACTTCATGGTCAACCTGAACCCCAACACCAGCACCACCAACGGCCCGAGCACCCGAGCTAACGGCACCCATGAAGACAGCACCACGCCACTGCTGGGCAGAG gggaaaagagagacatGATTCCACTAAATGACCTTGGCCCTG AGGCCTACTCTACACTGgaccagagggagaggaggcacACTCTGGATGACACCACAGACACTTTACCG CGTGGGGTGTATGGGGGCAGAAAGGGCTCCCTGCCTCTGTTGGACTCCTACGATGGTTAg